Proteins co-encoded in one Metabacillus sp. KUDC1714 genomic window:
- a CDS encoding reverse transcriptase family protein, translating into MKFTSLAYLLNKQALAQCHHELPNRKATGINGTTKEQYGENLEENIEELVSRLKSKRYRPVPVRRMYIPKLNSDKKRPLGIPEHEDKIVQKGITKILDTIYENDF; encoded by the coding sequence ATGAAATTCACATCACTTGCATATTTATTAAATAAGCAAGCACTAGCTCAATGTCATCATGAACTACCCAATAGGAAAGCAACCGGGATTAATGGTACTACTAAAGAGCAATACGGTGAAAATTTAGAAGAAAACATAGAGGAGTTAGTAAGTAGGCTTAAAAGTAAACGCTATCGTCCTGTTCCAGTAAGGAGAATGTATATTCCGAAGCTTAATTCAGACAAGAAAAGACCATTAGGAATACCGGAACATGAAGACAAGATTGTTCAAAAAGGCATTACAAAGATACTAGATACCATCTATGAAAATGATTTCTAG
- a CDS encoding reverse transcriptase domain-containing protein, with protein sequence MKILNYYIEKRSVNYVVDVDIKGFFDNVDHKWMMEFLKLRIADPNLLRIIGRFLKGNWIPLIF encoded by the coding sequence TTGAAAATACTGAACTACTATATTGAAAAGAGATCAGTAAATTATGTAGTTGATGTCGATATTAAAGGATTCTTTGACAACGTTGACCACAAATGGATGATGGAGTTCTTAAAACTGCGAATTGCTGACCCTAACTTACTAAGAATAATTGGTAGGTTTCTTAAAGGAAACTGGATACCTTTGATTTTCTAG
- a CDS encoding IS110 family RNA-guided transposase, with product MNPVIGLDVSKGESEVQAFLDKGKPYRKSFSIKHDLDGLGSLLEFLKDIKDKTGLQPSVVLEATGHYHAPVVQFLEEHQYLLIIVNPLISHRAKSSSLRKVKTDAIDAYRLCELYYKEDLEPYKKRGIQLLNLRNLTRQHENITGMYVQTKLQFQAVLDQIFPEYRGVFGDLYSVVSLHILQEYPVSEDILAVSEDALADRIKELCKSRSKRWAVEKSQKLKAAAARNPFQKTLYQSHLLSLSMYINMLLQYKEHLSELDAEIDTLAKEIEEYKIIQSIPGIGEKIAATIISEIGEIDRFNHPKKLVAFAGVDPEVFESGKFKATLVRITKRGSSRLRHALYMAVRSGIRDCRKQKTTDEIIPRNKRLREFYDKKREEGKLYKVAVIACVNKLLHWIYAILKNRTTFQDIA from the coding sequence ATGAATCCAGTCATTGGTCTGGATGTTTCAAAAGGGGAAAGTGAAGTTCAGGCATTTTTAGATAAGGGAAAACCTTACCGTAAAAGCTTTAGTATCAAACATGATCTTGATGGGCTAGGATCATTACTTGAGTTTCTGAAAGATATAAAAGATAAAACAGGTCTCCAACCTTCGGTAGTTTTAGAAGCGACTGGACATTACCATGCACCAGTTGTTCAGTTTCTAGAGGAACATCAGTATTTATTAATCATTGTTAATCCTTTGATCTCTCATAGAGCCAAAAGCTCTAGTTTACGAAAAGTAAAAACTGATGCCATTGATGCCTATCGTCTTTGTGAGCTTTACTACAAAGAGGATTTAGAGCCATACAAGAAACGTGGGATTCAACTCTTGAACCTTCGTAATCTTACAAGACAACATGAGAATATTACAGGAATGTACGTGCAAACCAAACTACAATTTCAAGCAGTACTAGATCAAATATTTCCTGAATATAGAGGCGTTTTTGGTGACTTATATTCTGTTGTGTCTTTGCATATTCTACAAGAGTACCCAGTATCAGAAGATATTTTAGCAGTTAGTGAAGATGCGTTGGCTGATAGAATAAAGGAATTATGTAAAAGTCGTTCGAAAAGATGGGCAGTAGAAAAGTCTCAAAAACTAAAGGCAGCAGCTGCACGGAATCCATTTCAAAAGACACTATATCAGAGTCATTTACTGAGTCTGAGTATGTATATAAATATGCTTCTTCAATACAAAGAGCATCTATCAGAGTTGGACGCTGAGATAGATACTCTAGCAAAGGAAATTGAAGAATATAAGATTATCCAATCTATCCCTGGCATTGGAGAAAAAATCGCGGCAACGATTATTTCTGAAATTGGGGAGATAGATCGGTTTAATCACCCTAAAAAGCTTGTCGCATTCGCTGGAGTTGATCCAGAAGTATTTGAGTCGGGAAAATTTAAAGCTACTCTCGTTCGTATTACAAAACGTGGATCAAGTAGGTTGCGGCACGCCTTATATATGGCTGTTCGTTCTGGCATTCGTGATTGTCGTAAACAGAAAACAACGGATGAAATCATCCCTAGAAACAAGAGATTAAGAGAGTTTTACGATAAGAAGCGTGAGGAAGGTAAACTTTACAAAGTAGCCGTTATTGCTTGTGTAAATAAGCTCTTACATTGGATTTATGCCATATTAAAAAACAGAACCACTTTCCAGGATATAGCCTAA